A stretch of Lactiplantibacillus brownii DNA encodes these proteins:
- a CDS encoding DUF916 and DUF3324 domain-containing protein yields MKKLLLSLTVIIGVIFGGLTVAHAENLNYTVSADLPQNQLNSKVSYFDLKVTPGQKQDLTIRIKNSDSQAHKYVITPNRATTNDNGVIDYSQSKAKADASLKFDLKSALSKSQTVSVPAKSTKAVTFKLTVPKKGFEGIALGGINVVQETTASKKKSSGMTIENQYAYVIGLQLQEQAKVTAKPKMKLLGVKAKQVNYRNYVTANLQNNQPVIMHGLKIKSYVTNAGGTKKVVTADKENLAMAPNSNFNFAIGDGTKALKAGNYTLHLTATAEKGNYKWAFTRNFTISEQKAKELNKTAVGQEKQTNYFWWFVGFGVVIVALLGLVIWLLLKNRRHDEKQ; encoded by the coding sequence ATGAAAAAATTATTATTAAGTTTAACGGTTATTATAGGAGTGATTTTTGGTGGGTTGACTGTGGCACACGCCGAAAATTTGAACTACACGGTTTCGGCGGACTTGCCCCAGAATCAACTTAATTCAAAAGTGTCCTATTTTGATTTGAAAGTCACACCTGGACAGAAACAGGATTTGACGATTCGCATTAAGAATAGTGATTCTCAAGCGCATAAATATGTGATCACGCCAAATCGGGCGACGACCAATGATAATGGGGTCATTGATTATAGTCAAAGCAAAGCTAAGGCGGATGCCTCACTAAAGTTTGATCTCAAGTCAGCCTTGTCGAAATCACAAACGGTTTCGGTGCCGGCGAAGTCGACTAAAGCCGTCACGTTCAAATTAACGGTACCGAAAAAAGGGTTTGAGGGCATCGCGTTAGGCGGTATCAACGTGGTTCAAGAAACAACGGCTAGCAAGAAGAAGTCTAGTGGCATGACGATTGAAAACCAGTACGCTTATGTCATCGGGTTGCAATTACAAGAACAAGCTAAGGTGACCGCTAAACCTAAAATGAAACTATTGGGCGTAAAAGCCAAACAAGTTAATTATCGTAATTATGTCACGGCTAATTTGCAAAATAATCAACCTGTGATCATGCATGGGTTGAAGATCAAGAGTTACGTGACGAACGCGGGCGGTACTAAAAAAGTTGTGACTGCGGACAAAGAAAATTTGGCCATGGCACCAAATAGTAACTTCAACTTTGCTATTGGTGATGGGACGAAGGCGCTTAAAGCGGGAAACTACACGTTACATTTAACGGCGACCGCGGAAAAAGGCAACTATAAGTGGGCCTTCACGCGCAACTTCACCATTAGTGAACAAAAAGCTAAGGAATTGAATAAGACGGCGGTCGGCCAAGAGAAACAGACTAATTACTTCTGGTGGTTCGTTGGCTTCGGCGTAGTGATTGTGGCCTTACTCGGCTTAGTCATTTGGTTGTTACTCAAGAACCGTCGGCATGATGAAAAACAATAA
- a CDS encoding WxL domain-containing protein has product MKKTIGTLIAGMSLFAVLPLAAQAADTDTQKDTTAEINLTQDETAKEITLEKAPTINLGEHVNDLASQDYTAEEVTDLVEVKNPGNISGWHVGVSATAFQTSGSTGTLRGAALTFKKGTVAAADNNNASKAPTAKEVTINTESQPILSADENEGIGVYDMSHTTDQVSLLVPAGNSAGAYKSTLTWTLSNAPSGIES; this is encoded by the coding sequence ATGAAGAAGACAATTGGAACACTTATCGCTGGGATGTCACTTTTCGCTGTTTTACCCTTAGCTGCTCAGGCTGCTGATACGGATACCCAAAAGGATACTACTGCAGAAATCAACTTGACTCAAGATGAGACCGCTAAAGAAATCACGTTGGAAAAAGCGCCAACAATTAATTTAGGGGAACATGTCAATGATTTGGCTTCTCAAGACTATACTGCCGAAGAAGTAACTGACTTAGTTGAAGTTAAAAACCCGGGTAATATCTCTGGTTGGCATGTGGGAGTTAGTGCAACGGCTTTCCAAACGAGTGGCAGTACTGGAACTTTACGTGGCGCGGCTTTAACCTTTAAAAAGGGGACTGTTGCAGCCGCCGATAACAACAATGCCTCCAAGGCGCCAACTGCTAAAGAAGTGACGATCAATACTGAATCGCAACCGATCTTGTCGGCTGACGAAAATGAAGGTATTGGGGTCTATGACATGTCACATACCACTGACCAGGTCAGCTTACTGGTACCGGCTGGTAACTCTGCTGGGGCTTACAAATCAACCTTAACTTGGACCCTTAGCAATGCACCATCAGGCATTGAATCGTAG
- a CDS encoding cell surface protein, which translates to MHWKIGCASLITALSGRPLIAGADVQRGTYDVTVTQTHSAGTNLDQGPLAGLLPQMNESQQWLLCGIGLLIIGLLGLLIKIWWQSRRQIKEQS; encoded by the coding sequence ATGCATTGGAAAATTGGTTGCGCTAGTTTAATAACTGCTCTGAGTGGCCGCCCGCTCATTGCCGGTGCAGATGTGCAACGTGGAACTTATGATGTGACCGTCACACAAACTCACTCGGCGGGAACCAATCTGGATCAAGGGCCGCTGGCAGGGTTGCTGCCGCAAATGAATGAAAGCCAGCAATGGCTCTTGTGTGGGATTGGGTTACTCATCATTGGTCTATTAGGATTACTAATCAAAATTTGGTGGCAAAGCCGTCGACAAATAAAGGAGCAATCGTAA
- a CDS encoding vWA domain-containing protein yields MLNNAAEYARWRQKINQHPTTALVAAGQTMVDRAVIELLAADQFYGEVLTRLPRKSARLKAAFALTWQSNQLILQFSASHLAQTFPRFDSLQAGLKHVALHIVWQHPLRYRQQLTTQRQLVTLATDLAVNQYVDGLPAGMTSLSTAQALVKTPLPLKADSSVYLKLLQPAPSPAKSASQPGPSATGQAPQKSVGHQPAPQLIDDPSGWQASSGQLTNPNLAANRLQQLTHDAWTHTQEAGRGLVAGQVVAHLKVRQAPAALNWRRLLVRGLGQIPSGKKPSRARFNRRQPARMELPGQISELRLNVQVYVDNSGSISDQTLQYLLSQVASLTRAMAVTITVKPFDAIVQPGQTYQASLPQQVRFVRQGGGGTVYQSIFDDLAQHHVTNRSTLALILTDGRGERTVATAGFTNVIWLLAHATDHLSVQPVIGQVVTLQGGTSLNG; encoded by the coding sequence ATGTTAAATAATGCGGCGGAATATGCCCGTTGGCGTCAAAAAATTAATCAGCATCCAACCACGGCTTTAGTCGCTGCTGGCCAGACCATGGTCGATCGCGCTGTGATTGAGTTATTGGCAGCTGACCAATTTTATGGTGAGGTTTTAACACGTTTGCCACGCAAATCGGCGCGATTGAAGGCTGCATTTGCTCTGACCTGGCAATCAAACCAGCTAATATTGCAGTTTTCAGCAAGTCATTTGGCACAGACTTTTCCGCGTTTCGACAGTTTACAAGCTGGGTTAAAACATGTGGCGTTGCATATTGTATGGCAGCATCCATTGCGTTACCGGCAACAACTAACAACGCAGCGGCAACTGGTCACATTAGCAACCGATTTGGCGGTCAATCAATACGTTGATGGGTTACCGGCTGGGATGACCAGCCTGAGCACGGCACAAGCGTTAGTTAAAACGCCATTGCCGTTGAAGGCCGATTCGAGTGTGTATTTAAAGCTCTTGCAACCAGCACCGTCACCAGCTAAATCAGCTAGTCAGCCCGGACCATCAGCAACTGGCCAAGCACCACAAAAAAGTGTTGGTCACCAGCCAGCACCCCAATTAATCGATGATCCAAGTGGATGGCAAGCTAGTTCCGGTCAGTTGACTAATCCAAACTTAGCGGCAAATCGACTACAACAGTTAACCCATGATGCTTGGACACACACCCAAGAAGCTGGGCGGGGACTGGTGGCAGGCCAAGTAGTTGCGCACTTAAAAGTCAGGCAGGCACCGGCGGCTTTAAACTGGCGACGGTTATTAGTCCGTGGCTTGGGACAAATTCCAAGTGGGAAGAAGCCCTCCCGAGCACGCTTTAATCGGCGCCAACCAGCTCGTATGGAATTGCCTGGTCAAATTAGTGAGCTGCGTTTGAACGTGCAAGTCTATGTTGATAATTCGGGCTCCATCAGTGACCAAACACTACAGTATTTATTGAGCCAAGTGGCTAGTCTGACGCGGGCAATGGCTGTGACGATTACGGTTAAACCATTCGATGCCATTGTTCAACCGGGTCAAACTTATCAAGCCAGTCTGCCACAACAAGTTCGCTTTGTTCGTCAAGGCGGTGGTGGGACGGTCTATCAGAGTATCTTTGATGACTTAGCGCAGCATCATGTGACGAATCGGTCAACACTGGCATTGATTTTGACAGACGGGCGTGGTGAACGGACGGTGGCAACTGCTGGCTTTACCAATGTAATCTGGTTGCTGGCGCATGCGACGGATCACCTGTCCGTTCAACCAGTTATTGGTCAAGTGGTGACTTTACAAGGGGGCACTTCGCTAAATGGCTAA
- a CDS encoding P-loop NTPase family protein, with protein MALSYQGLLTAVPVVLKAGNVPNIVGEAGIGKSALVSEVATRLGAKLFTTVVSLSEKGDLAIPVPPLTSDSFIQTKAYGQLADVQFGYAHTLIEIISYAEAHPQQPILWFLDEFNRGTQAVQSELMNLVLQRTINTLTLPAQVQLILAENPDASMTGFEGSDYGVVAGDAAIKDRTVRLVMRTDAGDWLRWAAATNPKTQQPNIAPLVQQFIGEDVTRLNQADEQADLIVTPRAWARVSANLVELEKLPAAAREQVALDIFQGDIGANLGYAFEQYLAQQAIHLTPAMIYHEQPAGAVVPAPVLKQFQAMSEPQKSAVLRSCLGVTSQYPLTADQHAGRFLQLLQALSQDGQFALVQQIGQNQDLLKQLYTANVTKTSPYATALYQYLQQVASWSNQ; from the coding sequence ATGGCATTATCATATCAAGGACTATTAACCGCAGTACCGGTTGTTTTGAAGGCTGGTAATGTCCCCAACATTGTCGGTGAAGCGGGAATTGGTAAATCTGCGCTAGTTAGTGAGGTTGCCACACGCCTGGGAGCTAAGCTATTTACAACGGTCGTGAGTTTATCAGAAAAGGGTGATTTGGCGATTCCGGTACCGCCATTAACGAGTGATTCTTTTATTCAAACAAAAGCCTATGGTCAATTAGCAGATGTTCAATTTGGCTATGCTCACACATTGATTGAGATTATTAGTTATGCCGAAGCCCATCCGCAGCAACCAATTCTGTGGTTCTTAGATGAGTTCAATCGTGGAACTCAAGCGGTTCAAAGTGAATTGATGAACTTAGTTTTACAACGAACGATCAATACATTAACGCTACCCGCACAAGTTCAATTGATTTTAGCGGAGAATCCGGATGCTAGTATGACGGGCTTTGAAGGGAGCGACTATGGGGTAGTAGCCGGTGATGCGGCAATCAAGGATCGGACGGTGCGCTTGGTAATGCGCACGGATGCCGGGGATTGGTTACGTTGGGCCGCGGCGACAAATCCTAAAACGCAACAGCCCAATATTGCGCCATTGGTGCAGCAATTTATTGGGGAAGATGTCACACGATTGAATCAGGCGGATGAACAAGCTGACTTAATTGTGACTCCCCGCGCCTGGGCGCGGGTTTCGGCGAACTTGGTCGAATTAGAAAAGCTACCGGCAGCGGCTCGTGAACAAGTGGCGTTGGATATTTTTCAAGGTGATATTGGGGCAAATTTAGGCTATGCGTTTGAACAATATTTGGCCCAGCAAGCGATTCACTTAACGCCAGCGATGATTTATCACGAACAGCCTGCAGGTGCAGTTGTTCCGGCACCGGTCCTCAAACAATTTCAGGCGATGAGTGAACCTCAGAAGAGCGCCGTCTTACGCAGTTGCTTAGGCGTGACGAGTCAGTATCCGTTAACAGCCGATCAACATGCGGGTCGTTTTTTACAACTTTTGCAAGCGCTGAGTCAAGACGGCCAATTTGCGTTAGTGCAACAAATCGGTCAAAATCAGGATTTATTGAAACAACTTTATACGGCGAACGTCACTAAAACCAGTCCGTATGCCACGGCACTTTATCAGTATTTACAACAAGTGGCGAGTTGGTCGAATCAGTAG
- a CDS encoding WxL domain-containing protein — translation MRGLIWWLALSGVCLGGWLVAPMAGRAATQMTQSQIEIKITPSEDDSAVKPVDPDEPSKPYPGDDADPGNVDGTGSRGNLTIDYLSNLKFNNITVASGPTTTTAKNQKAMVQISDRRATGSGWTLQVLPSAPRNGQQALAATIDLGSVEIKPATTNVSTAPQLVNEGHLTAGSVNNVLKADQQAGLGTWLLIMNRGSQPTTLHLADQKFSAGHYTGTLTWSLTNAPS, via the coding sequence ATGCGCGGGTTAATTTGGTGGTTGGCATTAAGCGGTGTTTGTCTTGGCGGCTGGTTAGTTGCACCAATGGCTGGCCGTGCCGCCACGCAAATGACGCAGTCGCAGATTGAGATTAAGATTACCCCTAGTGAAGATGATAGTGCGGTCAAGCCGGTTGATCCAGATGAGCCGTCGAAACCGTATCCTGGCGATGATGCCGATCCTGGTAATGTTGATGGGACAGGTTCACGGGGAAATTTAACAATTGATTATTTAAGTAACTTAAAGTTTAACAATATTACGGTGGCGAGTGGTCCAACCACGACCACCGCAAAGAATCAAAAAGCGATGGTCCAAATCTCGGATCGCCGAGCAACTGGTAGTGGCTGGACGTTGCAAGTTTTACCCAGCGCACCACGCAATGGGCAACAAGCATTAGCGGCGACGATTGATTTGGGGTCAGTCGAAATCAAACCGGCCACGACCAATGTTAGCACCGCCCCACAATTGGTTAATGAAGGTCATTTAACGGCCGGATCAGTCAATAATGTGTTAAAGGCTGATCAACAAGCTGGGCTCGGCACATGGCTATTGATCATGAACCGTGGTTCGCAACCGACGACCTTACACTTGGCAGATCAAAAATTTTCAGCCGGACACTATACCGGTACCCTAACTTGGTCATTAACGAATGCACCGAGTTAG
- a CDS encoding TetR/AcrR family transcriptional regulator: protein MKHLPAKKTFSDEQVIELIMRLFWQNGYYHTSMDEIVVTSGVKKQSLYNALGDKHTIYLKALQRYHQLTLTACAQAMQSLEQAGETPLTVLMMLYSRDLTRTDQPTGDLMANAVAEFGASDATVKQATNQFYEDYLTLLASVILKGQANQTIINTEASMGLAQSLLEVRIGLQTRIRQGQQPNIDQRQHAWRQFLQK, encoded by the coding sequence ATGAAACATTTGCCAGCCAAGAAAACCTTTAGTGACGAGCAAGTCATTGAACTAATCATGCGACTATTCTGGCAAAATGGGTATTATCATACATCCATGGATGAGATCGTCGTCACCAGTGGCGTCAAGAAACAGAGCTTATACAACGCGCTCGGTGACAAACACACCATTTACCTCAAAGCCTTACAACGTTACCATCAGCTCACGTTGACCGCTTGTGCACAAGCGATGCAATCGTTGGAACAAGCCGGCGAGACGCCATTAACAGTCCTAATGATGTTGTACAGTCGCGATTTGACGCGTACTGATCAGCCAACCGGGGACTTAATGGCTAATGCCGTCGCCGAATTTGGGGCAAGCGATGCAACGGTCAAACAAGCCACCAATCAGTTCTATGAAGATTATCTTACGCTATTGGCTTCAGTTATTTTAAAAGGCCAAGCCAACCAAACCATCATTAATACCGAAGCTAGTATGGGGTTGGCACAGAGTTTGTTGGAAGTACGGATCGGCTTGCAAACTCGGATTCGCCAGGGCCAACAGCCTAATATTGACCAACGCCAACACGCATGGCGACAATTTTTACAAAAGTAG